The [Pseudomonas] carboxydohydrogena genome includes a window with the following:
- a CDS encoding helix-turn-helix domain-containing protein, which produces MTQDSSFHAPELPRLDPAAAPNEVVPWLIGSTVGEIERELVLQTLARCDGNRTRAARVLGVSVRTLRNKIRQYSSDGIEVPGAG; this is translated from the coding sequence ATGACCCAAGACTCATCCTTCCATGCGCCGGAATTGCCACGGCTAGACCCGGCAGCGGCACCTAACGAAGTCGTTCCATGGCTGATCGGATCGACGGTCGGAGAGATCGAGCGGGAGCTTGTCCTACAGACGCTGGCACGCTGCGATGGCAACCGGACCCGCGCGGCGCGTGTCCTCGGCGTTTCGGTGCGGACGCTGCGCAACAAGATCAGGCAATATTCGTCGGACGGGATCGAGGTGCCGGGCGCAGGCTGA
- the thiC gene encoding phosphomethylpyrimidine synthase ThiC produces MNKPITDIKAAVTTGPLPSSRKIFSTPETAPDLRVPLREIILSKNAGEPNLPVYDTSGPYTDPNVLIDVNAGLPRTRMAWVKERGGIEEYEGREIKPEDNGNVGAKHAAAAFKAHHKPIRGVGDAPITQLEFARAGIITKEMIYVAERENLGRKQQLERAEAARADGESFGAEVPLFITPEFVRSEIARGRAIIPCNINHAELEPMIIGRNFLTKINANIGNSAVTSSVEEEVDKMVWAIRWGADTVMDLSTGRNIHTTREWILRNAPIPIGTVPIYQALEKCDGDPVKLTWELYRDTLVEQCEQGVDYFTIHAGVRLPYIHLTANRVTGIVSRGGSIMAKWCLAHHKESFLYTHFEEICDLMRKYDVSFSLGDGLRPGSIADANDRAQFAELETLGELTQIAWKKGCQVMIEGPGHVPLHKIKINMDKQLKECGEAPFYTLGPLTTDIAPGYDHITSGIGAAMIGWFGCAMLCYVTPKEHLGLPNRDDVKVGVITYKISAHASDLAKGHPAAQLRDDALSRARFDFRWEDQFNLGLDPETAVAYHDETLPKEAHKVAHFCSMCGPKFCSMKITQDVRDYAASLGDNEKAALGLQAGMTIKGTIEDGMAQMSEKFVKMGANVYVEADAVKDSNKAL; encoded by the coding sequence ATGAACAAGCCCATCACAGACATCAAGGCCGCCGTCACCACCGGTCCGCTGCCGTCATCGCGCAAGATTTTCTCGACGCCGGAGACCGCGCCCGATCTGCGCGTGCCGCTGCGCGAGATCATTCTCTCGAAAAATGCGGGCGAGCCGAATCTGCCGGTCTACGACACCTCCGGCCCCTACACCGATCCGAACGTGCTGATCGACGTCAACGCCGGTCTGCCCCGCACCCGCATGGCGTGGGTGAAGGAACGCGGCGGCATCGAGGAATATGAAGGCCGCGAGATCAAGCCGGAAGACAACGGCAATGTCGGCGCCAAGCACGCCGCCGCCGCCTTCAAGGCGCACCACAAGCCGATCCGTGGCGTCGGTGACGCACCGATCACCCAGCTCGAATTCGCCCGCGCCGGTATCATCACCAAGGAGATGATCTACGTCGCCGAACGCGAGAACCTCGGCCGCAAGCAGCAACTGGAGCGCGCGGAAGCCGCACGCGCCGATGGTGAGTCGTTCGGCGCCGAAGTGCCGCTGTTCATCACGCCGGAATTCGTCCGCAGCGAGATCGCGCGCGGCCGCGCCATCATCCCGTGCAACATCAACCACGCCGAACTTGAGCCGATGATTATCGGCCGCAACTTCCTCACCAAGATCAACGCCAATATCGGCAACTCCGCCGTCACCTCGTCGGTGGAAGAAGAAGTGGACAAGATGGTGTGGGCGATCCGCTGGGGCGCGGACACCGTGATGGACCTCTCCACCGGCCGCAACATCCACACCACACGCGAGTGGATCCTGCGCAACGCGCCGATTCCGATCGGCACCGTGCCGATCTATCAGGCGCTGGAGAAGTGCGACGGCGATCCGGTCAAGCTGACCTGGGAGCTTTATCGCGACACGCTTGTCGAACAGTGCGAACAGGGCGTCGATTACTTCACCATCCACGCGGGCGTGCGCCTGCCCTACATCCACCTCACCGCCAACCGCGTCACCGGCATCGTCTCGCGCGGCGGCTCGATCATGGCGAAGTGGTGCCTCGCGCACCACAAGGAGAGCTTCCTCTACACCCACTTCGAGGAAATCTGCGACCTGATGCGCAAGTACGACGTGTCGTTCTCGCTCGGCGATGGTCTCCGTCCGGGCTCGATCGCTGACGCTAACGACCGCGCGCAGTTCGCCGAACTCGAGACGCTCGGCGAACTTACGCAGATCGCGTGGAAGAAGGGCTGTCAGGTCATGATCGAGGGCCCCGGCCACGTGCCGCTGCACAAGATCAAGATCAACATGGACAAGCAGCTCAAGGAGTGCGGCGAAGCTCCGTTCTACACGCTTGGACCGCTGACGACCGACATTGCGCCGGGCTACGACCACATCACCTCCGGCATCGGTGCGGCGATGATCGGCTGGTTCGGCTGCGCGATGCTCTGCTACGTTACGCCGAAGGAGCATCTCGGCCTGCCGAACCGCGACGACGTCAAGGTCGGCGTCATCACCTACAAGATCTCGGCGCATGCCTCCGACCTCGCCAAGGGCCACCCGGCGGCGCAACTGCGCGACGACGCCCTGTCGCGCGCGCGCTTCGACTTCCGCTGGGAGGACCAGTTCAACCTCGGCCTCGATCCGGAAACAGCGGTCGCCTATCACGACGAGACGCTGCCGAAGGAAGCGCACAAGGTCGCGCATTTCTGTTCGATGTGCGGACCGAAGTTCTGCTCGATGAAGATCACGCAGGACGTGCGCGACTATGCCGCGTCGCTCGGCGACAACGAGAAGGCCGCGCTCGGCCTTCAGGCCGGCATGACGATCAAGGGCACCATCGAGGACGGCATGGCGCAGATGAGCGAGAAGTTCGTCAAGATGGGCGCCAACGTCTATGTCGAGGCGGACGCCGTGAAGGACAGCAACAAGGCGCTGTAA
- the thiO gene encoding glycine oxidase ThiO codes for MFQKSASSDATHHINNASNSDANRHITIVGAGVAGAWQALSFAKAGYSVKLVERDDAAMTHATSHFAGGMLAPWCEQETSEPVITRLGTRSLDLWRNELPDTPFNGSLVVAHPRDRADFDHFARITSDYERLDADAIDRLEPSLEGRFREALFFPHEGHVEPRRVLPQLHEKITKAGGEIRFNSACEPEQLAGDGGIVIDCRGIFARDAVKDVRGVKGEMIIVETDEVSLSRPVRVMHPRWPLYVIPREEHRFMIGATSIESEDNRVSVRSALELLSAAYALHPAFGEARILEIGAGLRPALPDNLPRIAVNGNRIAVNGLYRHGFLLAPALAELTVNYVARGLIDNEVMQCS; via the coding sequence ATGTTTCAGAAATCCGCGTCTTCGGACGCCACCCATCATATCAACAATGCGTCGAATTCCGACGCCAACCGCCACATCACCATTGTCGGCGCGGGCGTTGCCGGCGCATGGCAGGCATTGTCGTTCGCAAAGGCGGGCTACAGCGTCAAACTAGTCGAACGCGATGACGCGGCGATGACGCATGCCACCAGTCATTTCGCCGGCGGCATGCTGGCGCCATGGTGCGAGCAGGAAACCTCCGAGCCCGTCATCACCCGCCTCGGCACCCGCTCGCTCGATCTGTGGCGGAATGAATTGCCCGACACGCCGTTCAACGGCTCGCTGGTGGTGGCGCATCCGCGCGACCGCGCCGATTTCGATCATTTCGCCCGCATCACCAGCGATTACGAGCGGCTGGATGCCGATGCCATCGACAGACTCGAGCCTTCGCTCGAAGGCCGCTTCCGCGAGGCGCTGTTCTTCCCGCATGAGGGCCATGTCGAGCCGCGCCGCGTGCTGCCGCAACTGCATGAGAAGATCACGAAAGCGGGCGGCGAAATCCGCTTCAACAGCGCATGCGAACCCGAGCAACTCGCAGGCGACGGCGGCATCGTGATCGACTGCCGGGGCATCTTCGCGCGCGACGCCGTGAAGGATGTGCGCGGCGTCAAGGGCGAGATGATTATCGTCGAGACCGACGAGGTGTCGCTGTCGCGCCCCGTGCGCGTGATGCATCCGCGCTGGCCGCTTTACGTCATTCCGCGCGAGGAGCACCGCTTCATGATCGGCGCGACCTCGATCGAGAGCGAGGACAACCGCGTCAGCGTGCGTTCCGCGCTCGAACTGTTGTCGGCCGCTTACGCGCTGCATCCCGCTTTCGGCGAAGCACGCATTCTGGAGATCGGCGCGGGCCTGCGCCCTGCTTTGCCCGACAATCTGCCGCGCATCGCCGTCAACGGCAACCGCATCGCCGTCAACGGTCTTTATCGCCACGGCTTCCTGCTGGCCCCCGCGCTCGCGGAGCTGACGGTGAACTACGTCGCGCGTGGCCTGATCGACAACGAGGTGATGCAATGTTCGTGA
- a CDS encoding dTDP-4-dehydrorhamnose 3,5-epimerase family protein: MSDFKTIPVTDTSLGLGDFKPDAPLQLTPAHPIADLDMIDGVTLTPLIPRADGRGALIELMTTRDGAIEPIVHVYLVEAKAGSVRAWVYHRRQYDRLAYTQGRFQVVLYDIREESPTFRKLSSVIIGKERPVLLRIPPYVVHGVKNIGGEDSTFVNMPTNIYNPQNPDKSRIAANDPRIPFSFND, from the coding sequence ATGAGCGATTTCAAAACCATCCCGGTTACTGACACCTCTCTCGGGCTTGGTGATTTCAAGCCAGATGCTCCCCTCCAGCTCACACCCGCGCATCCCATAGCCGATCTCGACATGATCGATGGGGTGACGCTCACGCCGCTCATACCGCGCGCCGATGGCCGGGGAGCGCTTATCGAGCTCATGACAACGCGAGACGGCGCTATCGAACCTATCGTGCATGTTTATCTGGTGGAGGCAAAAGCCGGATCGGTGCGCGCGTGGGTCTATCATCGCCGCCAATATGACCGGCTTGCCTATACACAAGGCCGCTTTCAGGTCGTCTTGTACGATATTCGCGAGGAAAGCCCGACCTTCAGAAAGCTTTCAAGCGTCATCATCGGCAAGGAGCGCCCCGTCTTATTGCGAATTCCGCCTTATGTCGTTCACGGCGTGAAGAACATCGGCGGCGAGGATTCAACCTTCGTCAACATGCCGACAAATATCTACAATCCGCAGAATCCGGACAAATCACGGATAGCTGCAAACGACCCGCGCATTCCGTTCAGTTTCAATGACTGA
- a CDS encoding glycosyltransferase family 2 protein: MTDKPTFSIVLATYGRGPHIAPTIEAVLRQDFDDFELLVVGDGCKDETEAVVRSFSDRRISWHNLPQNMGSQSFPNNEGIRIAHGEWIAYLGHDDIWTRDHLSRIRAASLHDKDADFAVSGCVYHTPPGTGIYYVHGLFKESDNIAGYFFPPSSIAHRRDVTERIGAWQDPHSIAKPVDHDFTSRALKAGMKFVSTGMITVHKFAAGHRYLSYLRVNSDEQRDMLAALVNGTAPDPAEIAETAMKAGTFMLTDPTDYEKTYKPGVVFETNRQNKGLSRPPLSPLNKRTVIEQTGEARALDWQHFAHKQPEFRWSGPNPRPKILIPYTGQRARITLQALTKNLAGLTMYVEDRRVESRIRKGLFGKSRIRAEIPLKADDYTVLTLDKPTVPLSSLYKGKGDQLVGIAIASIVLDPIF, encoded by the coding sequence ATGACTGACAAGCCGACTTTCTCGATCGTTCTGGCAACCTATGGCCGTGGCCCGCATATCGCTCCAACGATCGAGGCCGTGCTGCGCCAGGACTTTGATGACTTCGAACTCCTTGTGGTCGGCGACGGCTGCAAGGACGAAACTGAAGCTGTGGTACGGTCGTTTTCCGACAGGCGGATTTCCTGGCACAATCTGCCGCAGAACATGGGGAGCCAGAGCTTTCCAAATAACGAAGGCATTCGCATCGCCCATGGCGAATGGATCGCCTATCTCGGCCACGACGACATCTGGACGCGCGATCATCTGTCCAGAATTCGCGCAGCCAGTCTTCACGACAAGGACGCCGACTTTGCCGTCTCCGGCTGCGTGTATCATACGCCGCCCGGCACCGGCATCTATTACGTCCATGGCCTGTTCAAAGAGTCCGATAACATAGCCGGATATTTTTTCCCGCCCAGCTCTATCGCCCATCGGCGCGACGTGACGGAGCGGATCGGCGCATGGCAGGATCCGCATTCGATCGCCAAGCCTGTCGATCATGATTTCACGTCGCGGGCCCTCAAGGCCGGGATGAAATTCGTCTCCACCGGCATGATCACCGTCCATAAATTCGCCGCCGGTCACCGTTATCTGTCTTACCTGCGGGTGAACAGCGACGAGCAGCGCGACATGCTGGCCGCGCTCGTCAACGGGACCGCGCCGGACCCTGCGGAAATCGCGGAAACGGCAATGAAGGCTGGTACCTTCATGCTGACCGACCCCACGGACTACGAAAAAACATACAAGCCCGGGGTCGTGTTCGAGACAAACCGGCAGAACAAGGGCCTCTCACGGCCACCTTTGTCGCCATTGAATAAGCGCACCGTCATCGAACAAACGGGCGAAGCTCGCGCCCTCGACTGGCAGCACTTCGCGCATAAACAGCCTGAATTTCGCTGGTCCGGTCCAAATCCAAGACCGAAGATTCTGATTCCCTACACCGGCCAGCGGGCACGCATTACACTTCAGGCGCTCACAAAGAATTTGGCCGGACTGACGATGTATGTCGAAGATCGCCGCGTCGAATCCCGCATCAGGAAAGGCTTGTTCGGCAAATCGCGCATCAGGGCGGAGATTCCTCTGAAGGCTGACGATTACACAGTGTTGACTCTGGACAAACCGACGGTCCCTCTTTCCTCGCTCTACAAAGGCAAGGGCGACCAGCTAGTCGGAATCGCGATAGCGAGCATCGTACTGGACCCCATTTTCTGA
- a CDS encoding (2Fe-2S)-binding protein — protein MIVCSCNVLSDHDVRGVVTDTQQPPRTAGQVYGCLGCSAQCGRCARTIRKIMDEALGACAKSCCAGCPHTAVAADNTDSAEKAPLDEAA, from the coding sequence ATGATCGTCTGTTCCTGCAATGTGTTGAGCGACCACGATGTTCGCGGTGTCGTGACCGACACACAGCAGCCTCCCCGGACGGCAGGACAGGTCTATGGCTGCCTCGGTTGCAGCGCCCAGTGCGGCCGTTGCGCCCGCACCATCCGCAAGATCATGGACGAAGCCCTCGGTGCCTGCGCGAAATCCTGCTGCGCAGGCTGCCCGCATACCGCGGTTGCGGCAGATAACACCGATTCCGCTGAAAAAGCCCCGCTGGACGAAGCCGCCTGA
- a CDS encoding thiamine phosphate synthase: MPYPDRFYPVVDTVAWVARLAKLGVGTVQLRAKDLDDAKAHVLVRDALDAVRGTSTKLVVNDYWRAAIDNGAQHLHLGQEDLVDADLAAIRKAGLTLGVSTHDEEELANALAADPDYIALGPIFFTTLKSMRFAPQGIERITRWKQMIGGLPLVAIGGIKLEHAADIFAAGADSIAVVSDITQNADPDARVRAWLDTAMEAA; this comes from the coding sequence ATGCCGTATCCTGATCGCTTCTATCCTGTCGTCGATACGGTCGCGTGGGTCGCGCGGCTGGCAAAACTCGGCGTCGGCACCGTGCAGTTGCGCGCGAAAGACCTTGATGATGCGAAAGCTCACGTGCTGGTGCGCGATGCGCTCGACGCCGTGCGCGGCACGTCGACCAAGCTCGTGGTCAACGATTACTGGCGCGCCGCCATCGACAACGGCGCGCAGCATCTGCACCTCGGGCAGGAAGACCTCGTGGATGCGGACCTTGCCGCGATCCGCAAGGCTGGACTCACGCTCGGCGTGTCCACCCATGACGAGGAAGAACTCGCCAACGCGCTGGCCGCCGACCCGGATTATATCGCGCTCGGCCCGATCTTCTTCACCACGCTGAAGTCGATGCGGTTCGCGCCGCAGGGCATCGAGCGCATCACGCGCTGGAAACAGATGATCGGCGGCCTGCCGCTGGTCGCTATCGGCGGCATCAAGCTCGAACACGCCGCCGACATCTTCGCGGCCGGCGCGGATTCCATCGCCGTCGTCAGCGACATCACCCAGAACGCCGATCCGGATGCGCGCGTGCGCGCCTGGCTCGATACCGCGATGGAGGCGGCGTGA
- the bfr gene encoding bacterioferritin, translating into MKGDPKVVDYLNKGLRSELTAISQYWLHFRLLDNWGLKEMAKQWRKESIEEMNHADRFTDRILFLEGFPNMQVLDPLRIGQNVKEILECDLAAEHGARNLYQEAATYCHSVKDYVSRDLFESLMKDEEGHIDFLETQLDLVGRIGLQLYEQKHMGHIGDENPPGEG; encoded by the coding sequence ATGAAGGGTGATCCGAAGGTTGTCGACTATCTGAACAAGGGTCTGCGGAGCGAACTCACGGCCATCAGCCAGTACTGGCTTCATTTCCGCCTGCTGGACAATTGGGGCCTGAAGGAAATGGCCAAGCAGTGGCGCAAGGAATCGATCGAGGAGATGAACCACGCCGACCGGTTCACCGATCGGATCCTTTTCCTCGAGGGGTTCCCGAACATGCAGGTTCTGGACCCGTTGCGCATCGGCCAGAACGTCAAGGAAATCCTGGAGTGCGACCTCGCTGCCGAGCATGGAGCGCGCAACCTCTATCAGGAGGCCGCCACCTACTGCCACAGCGTCAAGGATTACGTGTCGCGCGACCTGTTCGAGTCGCTGATGAAGGACGAGGAAGGCCATATCGACTTCCTCGAAACCCAGCTCGATCTGGTCGGCCGGATCGGCTTGCAGCTCTACGAACAGAAGCATATGGGCCATATCGGCGACGAGAATCCCCCGGGCGAAGGCTGA
- a CDS encoding class I SAM-dependent methyltransferase, with translation MTQNPDLDHWEARFASPDYRFGKEPNEFLVRCKPLLPRTGKALAVADGEGRNGVWLAMQGLDVTSTDFSPSAQAKGRKLAAENNVTVNFVEADAHEWPYPEEAFDVVAEIFTQFSTLGKRPKKWAGMRRALKRGGLLIVRGYTPKQLAYATGGPKNIEQLYTRDLLERTFGDYNDVSIVEEERELQEGPGHSGMSAVIGLTARKP, from the coding sequence ATGACGCAGAATCCCGATCTCGACCACTGGGAAGCCCGCTTCGCCTCGCCGGACTATCGCTTCGGCAAGGAGCCGAACGAATTCCTCGTACGCTGCAAGCCGCTGCTGCCGCGCACGGGAAAGGCTCTCGCGGTCGCCGACGGCGAAGGGCGCAACGGCGTCTGGCTGGCGATGCAGGGACTCGACGTCACCTCCACGGATTTTTCGCCGTCCGCGCAGGCCAAGGGCCGCAAGCTCGCGGCCGAGAACAATGTCACCGTCAACTTCGTCGAGGCCGATGCACACGAATGGCCCTACCCCGAGGAAGCCTTCGATGTCGTCGCGGAAATCTTCACCCAGTTCAGCACGCTAGGGAAGCGCCCGAAGAAATGGGCCGGGATGCGCCGCGCGCTCAAGCGCGGCGGCCTTTTGATCGTGCGGGGCTACACGCCGAAACAACTCGCCTACGCCACCGGCGGGCCGAAGAACATCGAGCAGCTCTACACCCGCGACCTGCTGGAGCGAACCTTCGGCGATTACAATGACGTCAGCATCGTCGAGGAAGAGCGAGAATTGCAGGAAGGCCCGGGCCATTCCGGCATGTCGGCCGTGATCGGACTGACGGCCCGCAAACCGTGA
- the thiS gene encoding sulfur carrier protein ThiS, giving the protein MFVTVNGERREIKATRVAELLSELEYEGTHVAVALNYDVVPRARWSETPLNDNDLIEILTPRQGG; this is encoded by the coding sequence ATGTTCGTGACCGTGAACGGCGAGCGCCGCGAGATCAAGGCGACCCGCGTCGCGGAGCTTTTGAGCGAGCTTGAGTATGAAGGCACGCATGTCGCGGTCGCGCTGAACTACGACGTGGTGCCCCGCGCGCGCTGGAGCGAAACGCCGCTCAACGACAACGATCTGATCGAAATCCTCACGCCCCGGCAGGGAGGGTAA
- a CDS encoding thiazole synthase, producing MVTNTVKFYDKEFSSRLLIGTALYPSPKIMQDAIRASKSQIVTVSIRREMAGGKTGDAFWSLIRELGVTVLPNTAGCKSVREAVTTAKLARELFNTSWIKLEVIADNETLQPDVVGLVEAAEILVKDGFQVFPYCTEDLSVAQRLVDAGCRVVMPWAAPIGSARGITNRDSLKLLRARLPDITLVVDAGIGAPSHAAQALELGFDAVLLNTAVAKAERPVEMANAFRLAIEAGRAGYEAGLMEARDLASPSTPVVGTPFWHAVS from the coding sequence ATGGTGACAAACACTGTCAAATTCTACGACAAGGAATTCTCCTCGCGTCTTCTGATCGGCACGGCGCTGTATCCGTCGCCGAAGATCATGCAGGATGCGATCCGCGCCTCGAAAAGCCAGATCGTCACCGTCTCGATCCGCCGCGAGATGGCGGGCGGCAAGACCGGCGACGCGTTCTGGTCGCTGATCCGCGAACTCGGCGTCACCGTGCTGCCGAACACCGCGGGCTGCAAGAGCGTGCGCGAGGCCGTCACCACTGCGAAGCTCGCCCGCGAACTGTTCAACACCTCGTGGATCAAGCTCGAGGTAATTGCCGACAACGAGACGCTGCAACCCGACGTGGTCGGTCTTGTCGAGGCGGCGGAGATTCTCGTCAAGGACGGCTTCCAGGTGTTCCCCTATTGCACCGAAGACCTCTCGGTCGCACAGCGCCTCGTCGATGCCGGTTGCCGCGTGGTGATGCCATGGGCCGCGCCGATCGGCAGCGCGCGCGGCATCACCAATCGCGATTCCCTCAAGCTGCTGCGTGCCCGCCTGCCCGACATTACGCTCGTTGTCGATGCAGGCATCGGCGCGCCGAGCCACGCCGCGCAGGCGCTCGAACTCGGCTTCGACGCCGTGCTGCTCAACACCGCCGTCGCCAAAGCCGAGCGCCCGGTCGAGATGGCGAACGCTTTCCGTCTCGCCATTGAGGCGGGCCGCGCCGGTTATGAAGCCGGGCTGATGGAAGCCCGCGACCTCGCTTCTCCTTCCACTCCTGTCGTTGGGACACCGTTCTGGCATGCCGTATCCTGA
- a CDS encoding YoaK family protein has product MKYLTHPLTIAILLAFNGGVVDTAGFLGLHGLFVAHVTGNFVTMGAAIIGGGHGFIGKLLALPEFVVIVALARLAGTAMRRRNWPAMPILFVIKILFLIVFAIMAIWHGPFSDGDAPIALWTGAAGVAAMAMQTAVQRVHLADMPPSTMMTGSTVQATLDAVDLLTRAHPEQKAATRARFNRLCCTIFAFACGCAISALLFSYVGFWCLLLAVFVAICTTDLQSSR; this is encoded by the coding sequence ATGAAATATCTGACCCACCCGCTTACCATAGCGATCCTGCTGGCGTTCAATGGCGGCGTCGTCGATACCGCAGGCTTTCTCGGCCTGCACGGGCTGTTCGTCGCCCACGTCACCGGCAACTTCGTCACCATGGGGGCCGCGATCATCGGCGGCGGTCATGGGTTCATCGGCAAACTGCTGGCGCTGCCGGAATTCGTCGTCATCGTGGCGCTCGCCCGCCTCGCAGGCACCGCGATGCGGCGGCGGAACTGGCCCGCGATGCCGATCCTGTTCGTCATCAAGATCCTGTTCCTGATCGTCTTCGCCATCATGGCAATCTGGCACGGACCATTCTCCGATGGCGACGCGCCGATCGCGCTGTGGACGGGCGCCGCCGGCGTCGCCGCGATGGCGATGCAGACGGCCGTGCAGCGCGTCCACCTCGCGGACATGCCGCCCTCAACCATGATGACCGGCTCCACCGTGCAGGCGACGCTGGACGCCGTCGATCTCCTGACCCGCGCCCATCCCGAGCAGAAAGCCGCGACCCGCGCGCGATTCAACCGGCTGTGCTGCACCATCTTCGCCTTCGCCTGCGGCTGCGCGATTTCGGCGCTGCTGTTTTCCTATGTCGGGTTCTGGTGCCTGCTGCTGGCCGTGTTCGTCGCCATCTGCACCACCGACCTGCAATCGTCGCGCTAG
- a CDS encoding alpha/beta fold hydrolase: MKLLHACVAMTLASFSLGAAGATDYPAPKQGDFIARNFKFHTGEIMPELKLHYATVGEPTGQPVLVLHGSGGSAATMLTPAFAGELFGPGQPLDATKYYIIIPDGIGHGKSAKPSDGMKTAFPKYDYDDMVEAQYQLVTQGLGVKHLRLIIGNSMGGMHTWLWGEKYPAFADALVPMASQPTEMAARNWLLRRAMLETIRNDPGYMNGNYTTQPPMIKYAVAAFGLASAGGTLGYQTLAPTGEKADKMYDARINGPFHADANDFVYQWDASHDFNPSAALDKIVAPVLLINAADDERNPPETGVTEAAMKRVKNGKIYLILASTETRGHSTTANAKFYSQQLADFIAATAK, from the coding sequence ATGAAATTACTCCATGCCTGTGTCGCGATGACGTTAGCTTCCTTTTCACTCGGCGCCGCCGGGGCCACCGATTATCCCGCGCCGAAGCAAGGCGACTTCATCGCCAGGAATTTCAAATTCCACACCGGCGAGATCATGCCGGAGTTGAAGCTGCATTATGCGACCGTGGGCGAGCCGACCGGCCAGCCGGTGCTGGTGTTGCACGGCTCCGGCGGCAGCGCCGCGACCATGCTGACGCCGGCCTTCGCTGGAGAATTGTTCGGCCCCGGCCAGCCGCTCGACGCCACCAAATACTACATCATCATCCCGGACGGCATCGGCCACGGCAAATCCGCCAAGCCCTCCGACGGCATGAAGACCGCGTTTCCGAAGTACGACTACGACGACATGGTCGAGGCGCAATACCAGCTCGTCACGCAGGGGCTTGGCGTGAAGCACCTGCGCCTCATCATCGGTAATTCGATGGGCGGCATGCACACCTGGCTGTGGGGCGAGAAATATCCAGCCTTCGCGGATGCGCTGGTGCCGATGGCCTCGCAGCCGACCGAGATGGCGGCACGCAACTGGCTTTTGCGCCGCGCGATGCTGGAGACGATCCGCAACGATCCGGGCTACATGAACGGCAACTACACCACCCAGCCGCCGATGATCAAATACGCGGTGGCGGCGTTCGGCCTCGCCTCGGCGGGCGGCACGCTCGGCTACCAGACGCTCGCACCGACCGGCGAGAAGGCCGACAAAATGTACGACGCGCGCATCAACGGGCCGTTCCATGCCGACGCCAACGACTTCGTCTACCAGTGGGATGCCTCGCACGACTTCAATCCATCCGCGGCGCTCGACAAGATCGTGGCTCCCGTGCTGCTCATCAACGCGGCCGACGACGAACGTAACCCGCCCGAGACCGGCGTGACGGAAGCCGCGATGAAGCGCGTGAAGAACGGAAAGATCTATCTCATTCTGGCGAGCACCGAGACGCGCGGCCACTCCACCACGGCGAATGCGAAATTCTACAGCCAGCAGTTGGCCGACTTCATTGCCGCGACGGCGAAGTAA